A single region of the Arthrobacter sp. PAMC25564 genome encodes:
- a CDS encoding PEP-utilizing enzyme, with protein sequence MTDIAGTTPKSTARFPFFNEATTPAGGEGWESMYPYYLVPSEETTEHENKQFWFADTMHWSRGCHPFDSIGAEAVYLGVGTFSTRIFALPVSLGLDVRVVNGYVYISPLAVEDPARIQERVAIFQERAGYYYANWDELYAKWKTKMEGAIDSLRTISFPHLTEYDPAEVVSEARGRSSAMAVIENYHRLIDEFFSIWQYHFEFLNLGYGGYITFFQFCKQAFPLISEQSISRMVAGVDVLAFRPDDELRKLAALSNELGLNPIITGDTGADAVLAALAETANGRTWLAAFESAKDPWFNYFAEYGFTHDQETWASDLSIPLQGIARYAVKIAAGEDISRPIERLRSERDEIVDEYRALLTGDEARQFDELLGLARKVFPYIEEHNIYVEHWSHKIFWEKTWDLARFLVAAGFLDNAEDMFYLNRFELDTALFDVVDSWAIGVPARGKKRWQAEIARRRPIVAALQAAGAPPAYGIPPQQVTDPFAVMNYGVTTERVQDWLGASGGATDTLNGIPGSLGVVEGPVRVLRSEKDLPLLQPGEILVAPITAPSWAAAFAVATGVITDIGGMMCHAAIVCREYGIPAVVGTGFATARLTTGQRVRIDGKAGTVVVLEPATPADDATAVAAL encoded by the coding sequence ATGACCGACATCGCAGGAACCACCCCTAAGAGCACCGCCCGCTTCCCGTTCTTCAACGAGGCCACAACACCGGCCGGAGGCGAAGGCTGGGAATCGATGTACCCGTATTACCTCGTCCCCTCCGAGGAAACCACCGAACACGAGAACAAGCAGTTCTGGTTCGCTGACACCATGCACTGGTCCCGCGGCTGCCATCCCTTCGACAGCATCGGCGCGGAAGCCGTGTACCTGGGAGTCGGCACGTTCAGCACCCGGATCTTCGCCCTGCCGGTTTCCCTGGGCCTGGACGTCCGCGTGGTCAACGGCTACGTCTACATCTCACCGCTGGCAGTCGAGGACCCGGCACGCATCCAGGAACGCGTGGCCATCTTCCAGGAGCGCGCCGGCTACTATTACGCCAACTGGGATGAGCTGTACGCAAAGTGGAAGACCAAGATGGAGGGAGCCATCGATTCCCTGCGCACCATCAGCTTCCCGCACCTGACCGAGTACGATCCGGCAGAGGTGGTCAGCGAAGCGCGCGGCCGCTCATCGGCCATGGCGGTCATCGAAAACTACCACCGGCTGATCGACGAATTCTTCTCCATCTGGCAGTACCACTTCGAGTTCCTCAACCTCGGCTACGGCGGCTACATCACCTTCTTCCAGTTCTGCAAGCAGGCCTTCCCCCTCATCAGCGAACAGTCCATCTCCCGGATGGTGGCCGGGGTCGACGTCCTCGCCTTCCGCCCGGACGACGAGCTGCGCAAGCTCGCGGCACTCTCCAATGAACTGGGCCTGAACCCCATCATCACCGGAGACACGGGTGCCGACGCCGTCCTGGCCGCCCTGGCCGAAACCGCGAACGGCCGGACCTGGCTTGCCGCGTTCGAGTCCGCCAAGGACCCCTGGTTCAACTACTTCGCCGAATACGGTTTCACCCACGACCAGGAAACCTGGGCCAGCGACCTCTCCATCCCGCTGCAGGGCATCGCCCGCTACGCCGTGAAGATCGCCGCCGGCGAGGACATCTCCCGGCCGATCGAGCGGCTCCGCTCCGAACGGGACGAGATCGTGGACGAGTACCGCGCCCTGCTCACCGGCGACGAAGCACGCCAGTTCGACGAGCTCCTGGGGCTGGCCCGCAAGGTCTTCCCCTACATCGAAGAACACAACATCTATGTCGAGCACTGGTCCCACAAGATCTTCTGGGAGAAGACCTGGGACCTCGCCCGCTTCCTCGTCGCCGCCGGCTTCCTCGACAACGCGGAGGACATGTTCTACCTCAACCGCTTCGAACTGGACACTGCACTCTTCGACGTCGTGGACTCGTGGGCCATCGGTGTACCAGCCCGCGGCAAGAAGCGCTGGCAGGCCGAGATCGCCCGCCGCCGGCCGATCGTCGCAGCGCTCCAGGCCGCCGGCGCCCCGCCCGCCTACGGCATCCCGCCGCAGCAGGTGACGGACCCGTTCGCCGTGATGAACTACGGCGTCACCACCGAGCGGGTGCAGGACTGGCTCGGCGCCTCCGGCGGAGCCACGGACACGCTCAACGGAATCCCAGGCTCGCTCGGGGTGGTCGAGGGCCCCGTCCGCGTCCTGCGGTCAGAGAAGGACCTCCCCCTCCTCCAGCCCGGCGAAATCCTCGTCGCTCCCATCACCGCGCCCTCGTGGGCCGCGGCCTTCGCGGTGGCTACCGGGGTCATCACCGATATCGGCGGCATGATGTGCCACGCCGCCATCGTCTGCCGTGAATACGGCATTCCCGCCGTCGTGGGCACCGGCTTTGCCACCGCCCGCCTGACCACCGGACAAAGGGTCCGGATCGACGGCAAGGCAGGGACCGTCGTCGTTCTGGAACCCGCAACACCAGCCGACGACGCCACCGCCGTCGCGGCCCTTTAG